Proteins co-encoded in one Vicia villosa cultivar HV-30 ecotype Madison, WI unplaced genomic scaffold, Vvil1.0 ctg.000121F_1_1, whole genome shotgun sequence genomic window:
- the LOC131624432 gene encoding uncharacterized protein LOC131624432 produces the protein MKGFRSKDNCYLWKPNTPVHPSDYSMIKEELKVHRQEFDESDVSDESNEESYVGDLTISELSTGFTETCLMNEKLCAKLPRSPSILKTTNFPISSASYSLRLNYSNCSHRRDTGSGSESFRISQQSSDGSPISDSATPGESSNPNRILKVIPLRTISRDEVKATKPKMTHEKRPKEGIHSKGTEPSSSATMEELTKEGSKYLDSAIVTRILKENHQVPGISIPLQTLMVDPLKNTSMAEAVHTVDSDLAVEEINKDEQGIAKNTNVTEDVNDINDNEHPKANTEIETNEVDLDEYSDDELLTSLNPSVANRLMIRRKGKAVVQRSPKKSTQVNNPAKDAVRKKSTSAGPIKSKAVTKSKGVGPSKYWSKVIPKKRKERETVEPESDVEVNVPDIPSRKKPTSSKLAASIPEVPIDNVSFHYASSANRWKYVLQKRLAVERELAPNDLENKEVLELIQEPGLLKTVCNLPKCYEKLVKEFVVNYSEECGNSRREDFRKVFVRGKCVSFSPSVINNFLERTNEAQPELEVTDNKVCQVITTKQGNSWPIKENLTASKLSIKYAMLHKIGAANWVPTNHKSTISTVLGRFIYAVGTKAKFDYGAYIFDQTMKHAGSFSIKGPIAFPSLLCGIILDQYPNILNEHDVVCKRESPLAFHYKLFQGKHVPDIVMTSAETSKSRASASKTEVIAMLKETCKELESRKISLEKNDTYYENG, from the exons atgaagggatttaGGTCTAAGGATAATTGCTATCTATGGAAGCCTAACACACCTGTCCACCCCTCTGACTACTCCATGATCAAAGAAGAATTAAAAGTCCACCGCCAAGAATTTGATGAATCTGATGTGTCTGATGAATCTAATGAAGAATCCTATGTTGGAGATCTCACCATAAGTGAACTGTCTACTGGTTTTACTGAGACCTGTTTAATGAATGAGAAACTGTGTGCAAAA CTCCCTCGATCTCCTAGTATTCTAAAAACGACAAACTTTCCTATTAGTTCTGCTAGCTACTCTCTGAGGTTGAACTACTCAAATTGTTCTCACAGGCGTGACACAGGCTCTGGCTCTGAAAGTTTCAGAATATCTCAGCAATCAAGTGATGGATCTCCCATATCTGACTCAGCAACACCGggagagtcctctaaccctaATAGGATTCTTAAGGTTATCCCTTTAAGGACGATTAGCAGAGACGAAGTAAAGGCCACAAAGCCTAAAATGACACATGAAAAGCGGCCCAAGGAGGGTATTCATAGCAAGGGCACTGAACCCTCTTCATCTGCTACCATGgaggaacttactaaagaaggGTCCAAATATCTTGATAGCGCAATTGTTACTCGCATTCTGAAGGAAAATCATCAAGTGCCTGGAATATCTATTCCTCTTCAAACCCTAATGGTTGATCCCCTCAAAAACACCAGTATGGCTGAAGCTGTTCATACCGTTGATAGTGACCTAGCTGTAGAGGAAATCAACAAGGATGAACAAGGGATTGCTAAAAATACCAATGTTACTGAGGATGTCAATGACATCAACGATAATGAGCACCCTAAGGCCAATACTGAAATTGAAACCAATGAGGTAGACTTAGATGAGTACTCTGACGACGAATTACTTACCTCCTTGAATCCAAGTGTAGCCAACAGGCTAATGATAAGAAGAAAAGGCAAAGCTGTGGTCCAACGATCACCTAAAAAGAGCACTCAAGTGAACAACCCTGCCAAAGACGCTGTCAGGAAGAAGAGTACTTCTGCAGGTCCTATCAAGAGCAAAGCTGTAACCAAGAGTAAAGGGGTTGGTCCATCAAAATATTGGAGCAAGGTcattccaaagaaaagaaaggagcgGGAAACTGTTGAACCTGAATCTGATGTTGAAGTGAATGTCCCTGACATTCCATCAAGGAAGAAGCCTACATCCAGCAAGCTTGCTGCTAGTATTCCTGAAGTTCCCATTGATAATGTGTCATTCCACTATGCCTCTAGTGCCAACAGATGGAAGTATGTACTCCAAAAGAGATTAGCTGTTGAAAGGGAATTGGCTCCAAATGATCTTGAGAACAAGGAGGTCTTAGAGCTAATTCAAGAACCTGGACTTCTGAAAACTGTCTGCAATCTGCCCAAGTGTTATGAGAAGCTGGTTAAAGAGTTCGTGGTGAACTATTCTGAAGAATGTGGCAACAGCAGAAGGGAAGACTTCAGAAAAGTGTTTGTGAGAGGTAAATGTGTCTCATTCTCTCCGTCTGTGATTAATAATTTCTTGGAAAGAACAAatgaagctcaacctgagcttgaagtaacaGACAACAAAGTTTGTCAAGTGATCACAACCAAGCAAGGAAATAGCTGGCCTATAAAAGAGAATCTAACTGCAAGTAAGCTGAGCATCAAGTATGCAATGCTTCACAAGATAGGAGCAGCTAATTGGGTGCCAACGAATCACAAGTCCACTATTTCAACTGTACTTGGGAGATTTATATATGCTGTAGGGACAAAGGCAAAGTTTGATTATGGAGCATATATTTTTGACCAAACCATGAAGCATGCTGGAAGCTTCAGTATTAAGGGTCCAATTGCTTTTCCATCCCTCTTGTGTGGTATAATTCTGGATCAGTATCCAAACATTCTCAATGAACATGATGTAGTGTGCAAAAGAGAAAGTCCATTGGCCTTCCATTACAAATTGTTTCAGGGTAAGCATGTTCCAGACATTGTCATGACATCAGCTGAAACTTCCAAATCTAGAGCATCGGCCAGCAAAACAGAAGTCATAGCAATGCTAAAAGAGACTTGCAAAGAACTGGAATCTAGAAAAATATCTCTTGAAAAAAATGATACATACTATGAAAATGGATGA